A region from the Aegilops tauschii subsp. strangulata cultivar AL8/78 chromosome 5, Aet v6.0, whole genome shotgun sequence genome encodes:
- the LOC109778965 gene encoding probable glycerol-3-phosphate acyltransferase 3, translating into MAGAHTFIFPNFLSLFFHGGCGAALPPPHPSDVLVHKRAPPSARLTDATALVVDVDGGLLLSSGSLFPYFMLVAIEAGGLLRGLLLLLLYPFIAFIGGDMAVRAMAFVAFCGLRATRFRAGRAVLPRWLLEDVGLEAFDAVRRQASGAAGRRAAVVWASRMPRVMVEPFLKEYLEADVADVVAAREMKVLWGLYTGLMEEGDGEAASEARKKIMEGAIGDDVVGFSGGSMEFLCNNTLSSSCKEVYVVSAEEKSKWRPLPRHEYPRPLVFHDGRLAFLPTPLATVAMLVWLPLGAALAVTRIAVAMALPYKYATLILAATGQSWRLRGSPPPPPSSRGQLYVCNHRTLIDPVYVSIALDRPVRAVSYSLSRLSELISPIGRTVHLARDRAHDGAAMARLLAGGAHVVVCPEGTTCREPYLLRFSPLFAELSGGGVVPVALAVETAMFHGTTAGGWKSMDALYYLANPRMCYTVEFLGRVDTAPVRDGGAASTDVANRVQRLMAASLGYECTMLTRKDKYLMLAGNDGVVRAKGAAC; encoded by the coding sequence ATGGCGGGAGCCCACACGTTCATCTTCCCCAACTTCCTCTCGCTCTTCTTCCATGGTGGCTGTGGGGCCGCATTGCCGCCACCGCACCCCTCCGACGTCCTTGTCCACAAGCGGGCGCCTCCCTCGGCGCGGCTCACCGACGCAACCGCGCTGGTCGTCGACGTCGACGGCGGCTTGCTCCTCTCCTCGGGCTCCCTCTTCCCCTACTTCATGCTGGTCGCCATCGAGGCCGGCGGCTTGCTCAGGggcctcctcctgctcctcctctacCCTTTCATCGCCTTCATCGGCGGCGACATGGCCGTGAGGGCGATGGCCTTCGTCGCCTTCTGCGGGCTCCGCGCCACGAGGTTCCGCGCTGGCCGTGCCGTGTTGCCGCGGTGGCTCCTCGAGGACGTCGGTCTCGAGGCGTTCGACGCCGTGCGGCGGCAGGCATCTGGCGCTGCCGGTAGGAGGGCGGCGGTGGTGTGGGCCAGCAGGATGCCGAGGGTGATGGTGGAGCCGTTCTTGAAAGAGTACCTGGAGGCTGACGTGGCCGATGTCGTCGCGGCGAGGGAGATGAAGGTGCTGTGGGGGCTCTATACGGGACTCATGGAGGAAGGGGACGGCGAGGCGGCGTCCGAGGCGAGGAAGAAGATCATGGAGGGCGCCATCGGCGATGATGTCGTGGGCTTCTCCGGAGGATCCATGGAATTTCTTTGCAACAACACTCTGTCGTCCTCGTGCAAGGAGGTGTACGTGGTGAGCGCCGAGGAGAAGAGCAAGTGGCGGCCATTGCCGCGGCACGAGTACCCGAGGCCGCTCGTCTTCCACGATGGCCGCCTCGCCTTCCTTCCGACGCCGCTCGCTACCGTCGCCATGCTCGTGTGGCTCCCCTTGGGCGCCGCCCTCGCGGTGACCCGCATCGCCGTCGCGATGGCGCTCCCATACAAGTACGCCACGCTGATCCTCGCCGCCACCGGCCAGTCGTGGCGCCTCcgcggctcgccgccgccgccgccgtcgtcgcgcGGGCAGCTCTACGTGTGCAACCACCGGACGCTCATCGACCCCGTGTACGTGTCCATCGCGCTGGACCGCCCCGTGCGCGCCGTGTCCTACAGCCTGAGCCGCCTCTCGGAGCTCATCTCCCCCATCGGCCGCACCGTGCACCTCGCCAGGGACCGCGCCCACGACGGCGCCGCCATGGCGCGCCTCCTGGCCGGGGGAGCGCACGTCGTGGTCTGCCCCGAGGGCACCACCTGCCGCGAGCCGTACCTGCTCCGCTTCAGCCCGCTGTTCGCCGAGctcagcggcggcggcgtcgtgcccGTGGCGCTCGCCGTCGAGACGGCCATGTTCCATGGCACCACGGCGGGCGGCTGGAAGTCCATGGACGCGCTCTACTACCTGGCCAACCCCAGGATGTGCTACACGGTGGAGTTCCTCGGCAGGGTCGACACGGCGCCCGTCAGGGACGGCGGCGCCGCGAGCACGGACGTGGCCAACCGCGTGCAGCGGCTGATGGCGGCGTCGCTCGGGTACGAGTGCACCATGCTCACCAGGAAGGACAAGTATCTGATGCTCGCCGGCAACGACGGCGTGGTGCGCGCAAAAGGGGCAGCGTGCTAG